Proteins encoded within one genomic window of Chlorobaculum sp. MV4-Y:
- the rpsU gene encoding 30S ribosomal protein S21: MVSVQVNENESIDKMLKRFKKKYERAGVLKEFRKKAYFVKPSIDNRLKRSRSKRRAQRANEERNS, translated from the coding sequence TTGGTCAGCGTTCAGGTAAATGAAAATGAATCGATTGACAAGATGCTCAAACGTTTCAAAAAGAAATACGAGAGAGCAGGTGTTCTGAAGGAGTTTCGTAAAAAGGCGTACTTCGTGAAGCCTTCAATCGACAACCGTCTGAAGCGTTCAAGAAGCAAGCGTCGCGCACAGCGCGCGAACGAAGAGCGCAACTCCTGA
- the aroA gene encoding 3-phosphoshikimate 1-carboxyvinyltransferase: protein MSIFQGEVTTLPPDKSISHRAALIGALAEGTTEISNFSGGYDNQSTLSVLRDAGISIRQEELSGGDWRIVRHVVIKSNGLWSFREPSVPLMCNNSGSTMRMMAGILAAQPFRSELVGDASLMKRPMKRVADPLRQMGAKISLSDAGTAPVVIHGSKALKTIEYHLPVPSAQVKSLVAFAALHADGQSKIIEPIRSRDHTELMLGLETIDRPDGVREIIIDGRKPIAAKPFSVPADPSAACFMIALGLLGKRSEVVLRDVCLNPTRVAYIDVLQEAGAGLGIENVRSEGGEPVGDIAVRSCSGLKPLRISDHGVVAGVIDELPMLAVLSAFASGEFELHNAAELRTKESDRIDALVVNLERLGFECEQYPDGFVVKGRPTVNREEVEIECFDDHRIAMSFAIAAEAAGASLRLSDREVAGVSFPNFFSLIESLRQ, encoded by the coding sequence ATGAGCATTTTTCAGGGCGAGGTGACGACCCTTCCGCCGGACAAATCGATTTCGCATCGCGCCGCGCTTATCGGCGCGCTCGCCGAAGGCACGACCGAGATTTCCAACTTTTCGGGTGGATACGACAACCAGTCAACCCTGTCGGTGCTGAGGGATGCCGGTATTTCCATTCGACAGGAGGAGCTTTCCGGCGGTGACTGGCGGATCGTCCGCCATGTCGTGATCAAGTCAAATGGCCTGTGGAGCTTCCGCGAGCCTTCCGTGCCGCTGATGTGCAACAACTCCGGCAGCACCATGCGCATGATGGCGGGTATTCTTGCCGCGCAGCCTTTCCGGAGTGAGCTGGTGGGCGACGCTTCGCTGATGAAGCGTCCGATGAAGCGCGTCGCCGACCCGCTGCGCCAGATGGGTGCGAAGATTTCGCTCTCCGACGCCGGAACCGCGCCGGTCGTCATCCACGGCTCCAAAGCGCTGAAGACGATCGAGTACCATCTCCCGGTGCCTTCCGCGCAGGTGAAGTCGCTCGTGGCCTTCGCGGCGCTGCACGCCGACGGCCAGTCGAAGATCATCGAGCCGATCCGTTCGCGCGACCACACCGAGTTGATGCTTGGCCTCGAAACCATCGACCGCCCCGACGGCGTCCGCGAGATCATTATCGACGGGCGCAAGCCGATTGCCGCCAAGCCATTCAGCGTGCCTGCCGATCCGTCGGCGGCCTGCTTTATGATCGCGCTCGGCCTGCTCGGCAAGCGCTCGGAAGTCGTGCTGCGCGACGTCTGCCTCAACCCGACGCGCGTGGCCTACATTGATGTGCTTCAGGAGGCGGGTGCGGGTCTCGGCATCGAGAATGTGCGCTCGGAGGGCGGCGAGCCGGTGGGTGACATCGCCGTCCGGAGCTGCTCCGGCTTGAAGCCGCTGCGCATCAGCGATCACGGCGTCGTGGCGGGCGTGATCGACGAACTGCCGATGCTCGCCGTGCTTTCGGCATTCGCCTCGGGCGAGTTCGAGCTGCACAACGCTGCCGAACTGCGCACCAAGGAGAGCGACCGCATCGACGCGCTGGTCGTGAATCTGGAGCGCCTCGGCTTCGAGTGCGAGCAGTATCCTGACGGCTTCGTGGTCAAGGGGCGCCCGACGGTCAACCGCGAAGAGGTGGAGATCGAGTGCTTCGATGACCACCGCATCGCCATGAGCTTTGCCATTGCCGCCGAAGCCGCAGGCGCGTCGCTACGCCTCTCGGATCGCGAAGTGGCAGGCGTGTCGTTCCCGAACTTCTTCAGCCTGATCGAGTCGCTGAGGCAGTAG